The stretch of DNA AAATTCTTACCCTGCTCCTTCAAAAATTTCTGCAGGAAATGATAGTTGCAAGCTCTGACGTCTCCACAGCAGAAGTATGTATATTGTTCTCTCCTACTATTTTAATCACCCATTTCGAATGAAATAGATTGATTAAATGTAGATTGGTTCTTCACAGGGTGTGAAGGAGAAGCGTTTCCTTTACGACATTGTTGCTAATGGGCGCAACGGTATAGATGTTGACAAGTAAGGGCCTTCTTTGTATCGTGCTTCCAAATTTCGTCTATAAGTCTACCATTATCTCTCTACCATCATCTGGTTATGGCATAACCTAGAGTAATGATGCAGGTTCGACTACATTGACCGTGATTGCAGAGCATGTGGTATTGGGAGCAATTTCCAGCATTGGAGGTATATTTTGCCATCAAACGTGCCAACTTTCTTTTGCCCAATTGCCCCTATGGCCTAGTTGAGAATATGAACACAGGCATTCAAGATCTgcactgttgtgcaaactgacaATGCCAGATAATTATGTAGATCCTCAATGGAAGCTTAGGAATGTTAAAATAATTGAAGatatgattatgatgatgaaagaACGCCAGCTACACTGTTGGCAACGTTTATGTGCTGACGAGAATGCCAATGTGATTTTGTGATCATGAGCATTTAGACAGAACTTGTCCATCAACATATATTGCCGTTTTTCATACAGGCTTTTAGAAGGTATGCGAGTGATGGGTGATGAAATATGCTACCCTGCCAAAGACTGTAGGTCAACTATATAACAGTCATCTATTTCAATTTGACCCATTGCCATTGTTTTCTTTTTCTGTAAGTATCTAATACGTGACTTGGTATACTCCACTTGGAATTACAGATCTGAGCATCCATAAATTGTTCACAACACGTGCTGATCTGCATCGGACTGTCTATACCCATGCCAAAGTAAAGGTACATGCTCTTTATACTCAGGGTTTTCCAACTCCATTACAGTATTGCCTTATTTACCTTACAAAATATCATGGTTACATCAAGAGACAACCCATAAGTAAGTCCATACGGCTGTGTTGCATTACACTGAGACTTCCTGTCAACAGTGTTAACTGTTGTCGTATATGGTATTGTAGAAGATAATCATAGTAGGGTTTTTAGATGAAGCTCTCAAAGGTCTCGTGTTTAAATGAAATGATTGTGCTGTCGTGATCTCATTTTTGGATGTACTTAAGTTGCTTCACCAATTTATACTGATAAATGTGTATGCACCAAAAATCTGCACTCCTGTATATTGCCTCTTCTTTATGTATGTCCTTTAAGTTGCATCATCAATTATATTGTTAGCTATTATGCCCGCAGAAAGACGTTGCCAGTTCCAGTTATCTGCAGTCTCCGTGCATTGCTTTCTTTCTATATAAATGGAACTGTTTCTAACAGTCTTCAATTGTTAGGCTGTTGAACTGATGCTTGTGGATGCGCTTGTTGAAGCGAATGAATACTTGGGAATATCTTTGCATGCAGATGATCCAGAGGACTTTTGGAAGGTTTGGTGTCAGATAATGTTATGTTTGTTACATTAATGGTTCTTTTGTTGGTCTATCCCTCTTACTTGTACAACTCTGGGATTTCCAGTTAGATGACACAATCGTCAAAAGCATTGAAACTGCTCCCAACGATGAACTGAAGAAAGCAAAGGAAATCATTCAGCGTATTCGCCGGAGAGAGCTCTACAAGGTAGCAGTTCTTTTCAGTTgtaatatactccctccgtcccataatgtaagacgttttttcaCACCACATTAGTGTCAAAatacgtcttacattatgggacggagggagtatcattcTATTATTTTGTCTGTCCTTCTGTCACATGCTCTTCTCACAGCTATTTGTGCTGAATCTGTGGGTCTTACAGTTATGCACGTGCAATATTATTTGAATGTTGTTCAGTGTGTAACTTGATATGACATGTAGTGCAAGCAACTATTACCAGTTTCTGCGTGTCGATTTAGTCAAGGCTTTGCGTATAGTGGTATGCGTCTTGGGTTGAGTTGGCAGATACAGTGACTGGTTTGGCTTTATATGCGAGTTGGTGCCTTTTAAACCTAAGTAGGTGTTTAGGTGAGTGTAGTGCTGGATAGTTATAGAGACTGCATCCACACATGTTATTACTAATTTTCATTTTCTAGAAACATTTTAGGGGTGGGTTAATCTGCCAATATCACACTAGATTACTCGACTTTTCAGACTACAAGGAGAGTTTAATATTGTTCTGTACCATACTTACATCGTGAGCAGCATCCCGTTTTACGTTGTGGTCTTGCATATGTTGATTCAGTTAAATTCTTTTGAGTTGCAGTTCTGCAATCAGTATTCTGTTCCAAAGGATAAACTGGACCATTTCAAGAATATAACTGCACAGGACATAGTTTGCTCACAGGTTCATGTCTCCCCTCTTGACTCATTTTGCGTCGGTTGCTACTATCTGACCTCCCTGAAACTAACTCTGCAAGCTCTCTGTTTCTAATTTTCCCTGTGTGTCTTCAGATAACTTCAAAGGTGCTGCTTAAGGAGGAAGACGTGGCGGTCAGCAATGTGAAGATTGACTTGACGCGTGGGAAGGACAACCCGCTCGAAAGGTTTTTGATGCTTGAACATCCATTAGTCCCACCCTGTTATTCATTTACGCGCACAGTATGCATGATCTTCCAAGTTGTGACCAGTTGCCTTTCTTTCTCTTAAACACATAATTTGGGTCATCCCACAGCATCAAGTTCTTCAAGGTATTTACAAACCCTTCTTTGTATCTTGGATATGTATGGTGGCAATGGTCTAAGGTAGAACTCTTGTGATGCCAGGATTTCGGATGCGAAGAGAAGTTCCCGATAACGGACGAGCGCGTCAGCCACCTGCTGCCGGTCTGCAACCAGGACAGGATTGTGAGGGTGTACGCAAAGAAGCCGGAGCTGGTAAGTGAAGAAGAAACCATGCAGGCACTTACTACTAGAATACCATTGGCTCTCGATTGCGATTGAATGACATGAAAACCTTGGTGGTGGGGTGGCAGGTGGAGGCGGTGTCGGAGGCGTTTGAGAACCTGCAGCTGAGGATGTATGGGGAGAAGACGCAGGTGCACGACACGcccaccaagaagaagcgcaGGTTCAACTAGCGGCATGTCTAGCTGCGGCATACCACAGGCAGGCAGGCAGAGTAGGAAACCAAACAAACGACATGGAGGGTGGACATATACATATATACTACTACTACTTACTAGAGTCAGTTGGTTTTAGCTAGGAAAGTCAGTCAGTCTGCGTAGGGAAGGGAAGGACGACACACTCACTGGTGAATTGTACAGTTTTGATGCACGGAAAAGGGGGGAAATTTTACTCTCGGCGGTCGGCGGTATATGTAGGTACTGACTGACACAGGATGGAtggctagctagctagctcaTTAGCTACCAATTGCATTGTCATTTTGGCATGCACTCCCTCCCCTGTTATTACCGTATGCTTACCCTTACCACCTATAtgcatgatgatgatgatgatgatgacattGCTACCAGTTACAGAATGGTGAATATATATCACACACATAGAATCCCTTTGAGTTGAGAGGCTTATTTTTTCTTCTGTTTGGGTTTGAAAGAAATTTGATCCTCTGCCATCGAACGCCGTATCAGTCTGTACAAAGTTCCATCTCACCCTTCCAATTCTCCTTTCGAGATTTGAGGATAATTTATACTATACACTGTACACTGTCCGTGGACAGGGGGAGATAGGGGCCAGTCCGCAGATATGAATGCGGGAGCCGGTCATGCAACGCATTTCAAACAGGGTTTAAACAAACCAGATGAAATTTAAACAAACTCGACCAATTTCATTCAAGTTAGGACATATTTATATAAAAGAAGTCAGTAACTCGACCGTTTAGCTAAATACTTAAAAACATAAACCTAAATCCTATACCGGACGACCACCTCGTAGTCGTGGCTGCCCTGCCATGTTGTGGAAGGGCGTCGGAGAGCCGCGGCAGCCTGTGTTGGGCATCAATGTCGGCCGATGCATGCTTTCGGCCGGCATGAATGTGGCCTGGGAAGTGGCGCATGCATTGGACGAAAAGCGCAGGAGAGCTAGGAAAATGTTTTGCGGTGGGCCAGATTAGTCTGACGCGGGCGTGGCAGTGGTGCGGACGCCCGCAAAGCCCCCCTCCCCCCAGTTTGTCTCCGGTTTGCGTGGCAAAACACGTCCGGACCGGCCAACATTGAGGTCCAATGTATTTAGTCCGATGTTTTGTTGTTGCGTTTATTCGCACATGTGGCAAACTTTAGTGCCCTGTGGATGTAATCTATGTAATAGTTGTAATATTCCAGCGTAAATTGCTTGTTTAGTTACCGCGGTTTGATTTCCACGATACGCTAATAGACCGAACGTGATAGGCCATAATAAACATGGGCCACATACGGGTCGTAGTTACCATGTGCCACATACGGGTCGTAAAATCTCGAGCCACAAATGGGCCAAAACACAACATGGGCCACATACGGGTCGTAGTAACCATGTGCCACATACGGGTCGTAAAACCTCGAGCCACAAATGGGCCAAAACACAACATGGGCCACAAATGGGTTGAATAATGTTGTACATCAAAAGGCCTAAAACACAACATGAGCCACAAATAGACTAAAAGCAGAAGGACCCGCTAATGGTCCCAAACACATAACGGATCGTTAATAGGCCGAAAGCCATCTAAGACAAACCACATccataatgggtcgttaatgggctgAAGGTTACTACGGGCTAGAAACAACCCAAAGGATCCACGGGCCTTTAATGGGTCGAATGGAACCACGGGTTATAAACCTCTCTTTATTATAACTTCACTAAAAATTCCATCATTTGGATCCGATCATCACTCACCCCAACAGGGAATTTGAAGTTTCTTATGGCATAGGTGGGTAGGTTTCCTAACAAAATTCAAGAAATGCCAGCCGTAATTGTAAATATTCTTGTATTATGAACCCATACACGACACAATAACCATTCATCATTATATTGGATGGATTAAAAAAATTCAAGGCATGTCGGTCATAGATTCATTGCAAATAGTCTTGTATTATTGACTCATACATGAAACAATCAACATTCATTATTACATTAGATGAACACATAGGATGCCAAGAGAAATGCAAAGTACTTACAACCTAGGTGGCTTTCATGAACACAACCATGAAAGGTTCATTGCTCACAGTTAACCACATATTTCCATTATAAGTACGCAAACCCAGATCTTTGCACGGGCCCTTGTTGGCACAGACCACCAACTTGTATCCTGTCATGTCAGCGCCATGCCTCTCAATCCGAAACACCAAGGGCGACCATGTGCCCTCCTTGTTCCCTGCCGCCACATACTGAGTCGATCCTAACGATGAATTTGGTGTTTGATCCGTCAGGTGCCAAGGCAACATCTTTGCACATAAACTAGATAGATCATTAGTCTCGATCCATACGTCGCTCGACAAGTGGATAGGCACAATGTTTACATCTctcggtggtggtggtggtggtggcaatGGTGTGAACTCCATGTTGGTTCGAATAGTCATGTTGCTCTCGAGGACAACATGGTATAGGCAGCCATGATGATGAATGCGCTTAGTTGTGAGGAACAACTTGTCATCTATATGTTTGGCTGGGAGGACGTAGTAGGCATTGTAGCTGTTTAGTGGCTCGCCTTCTGTGTCGTAAACTAGCTGGATGGTATTGCTGGCAATGCAAGGGAGGGAGATGgtgaggagagggaggagagaaAAGAAGACGGTAAGCTTCATGGCGGTCCACATAATCTTTGGCATGTAAAGCTAGTGAAATGCAATGAGTTGGTGTGTCATCCATGCCCGAGCTCTGTGGTTTATATTGAGAAGAATGCGGGGTCATCATCTATTTCTCCACTTATAGAACATTTATGTTTTGCGCTTTTCTTCCAAATATAGGCCATACCTCTAAGCAAACGTCACAAAAGTAACATCTTTGTTTTGGAAACATTAAGTGATTACTATTATTTACTAGTAAAAATACTAGATAAGACAATTATAAATAAGGAGATCCTTAACATTTTTGAAACATTAAATGACCAGTACTATTTCTTTAGTAAGAAATCTAGATAAGATGGTTACAAATAAGGAGATCCTTAATATTTTGGAAACATTAACCGATTACTATTATTTGACTAAATCTTGCATGCAAACAAACCCCTAGGTTCTCCTTTTCTTGGGAACACCTCATAACTTTATTCATACTTGAAACCATTACAGTATAGTGCTTTGGATTCAAGATGCAAAATCATACAAAGTAACTCATAGAACCAAGAATTACAAGGAAGTCTCTTGGATACATCTTCCACGCGGTATCAATCTTTGCAAGACGAAAATTGTTGATAGTTCAATAAAAGGGTTGCAATTGGACTAGAGTTGTGACGTCGCCACTCATTCACGTGGACAAATTTGATCGCCAATAAAGGTATCTGAACCATAGTATGCTTCCTATGAAACCAACTCTAAGCCTAAAACCAGTCTGATTCCAAGCAAGCGATCGGGTAGTTTAATCCCTAGCGCCCCCTTAACCTCTCATAGAATGCAGCTAACCTCGATCCTTGGCCATCGGGTCAGCCCCAATTCATTGTCTTGGCCATCGGGATACCGTATGCTTACCCTTACCCTTACCTATATGTATGATGATGATGACATTGCTACCAGTTACGAAATGGTGAATATATATCAGACACATAGAATCCGGCCCTTTGAGATGCCAAGCTTCTTTTTTCTTCTGTTTGAATTTGATGAAGGAACTTTGGTCATTCCGTTGACTCGTATCCTCTGCCGTGCTGTCTCTTGGGACTGTTTATGTGCTGTCTCTTGGGACTGTTTCATAGAGAAACCATGTATGTTGCTACTATTATGAATGAATACATGGTTCTTCTTCTAAAAAAAGGGAAGGATCGGGCCAAGTTCAACTACTTGCTCTATTATGAATGAATACATGATTATGTTAAAAAAACGAATGAATACATGGTTATGTTAAAAAAACGAATGAATACATGGTTCTTCAACTTCTTCTAAAAAAAAAGTTCAACTCTTTGCTACAGCAGTTGCAGGGATTGGTCAAGTGCTTCAAACTATCGGTATATATAACCTAACGTAAGGAGGTTACCACAGGCCGACTTTAGCTCAGTTGGTAGAGCGGAGGACTGTAGTGTTGCAGATAAATCCTTAGGTCGCTGGTTCGAATCCGGCAAGTCGGAATTTTTTTACCCTTTTACCCTTTTTCCTTTGTAACTTTTTTTTTACTAAATCCAGTCTTGGATTTGTTATCTACCCTCTTTCTTGGGGGAGAATTTATTATCTACTCATCAGACTAGACTATTCTTTTGCTAATTAACGGTTCCGGTATCGACACATCTtacaaaaatgaaaaaaatgatgCTTGGTGTGTGGCAGCTCTCGTCTAGATGAGAAATAATTATGTCTCTTCTAACTCACACACCCTTGGATTTTACGTGAAGATTCGTGAGGATTTTTTAGGAGTTGGATGAGACTTTGTTAGTTCTCATCACCCAATAGCAAATCCAATATATATTTTTTTTGACTTGTGAAAATAACTCCTTTTCAGCCAGGTAAAAGGGGACCGCCTCCCATTTTTATTCATCATTATGGGGTAAAAAATTCaatcaacaaaagaaaaagaaaggtgCAACACACATCTGCTCAATtcccactacaaaaaaagtaATCAAAATCACACTTCGGCCGGATCAAATCTATCTCTGCGGGCTTCTCTCTACCCTGAGTACATTGATCAATCGATGGCCCCCGGTTAGTTTACTTCTGTGACTCCAGAGCCTTCAGGACCTCCTCGCCCATTCGCTTACACCCGACCAATGTCTGCAACCAAACAGAAGAACGACATGACCACGTAAGCTTCGAAAAAAGAGCACCCATGAAAAAAAAAGATCCGAAAAAAAGGAAGTGAGGGATGTTTGAAAAGATTTTATTATTGAACATGACTACCAATCATTCCAAGAGAACTAACGACTTTGCTAAGT from Triticum urartu cultivar G1812 chromosome 3, Tu2.1, whole genome shotgun sequence encodes:
- the LOC125542275 gene encoding deoxynucleoside triphosphate triphosphohydrolase SAMHD1 homolog, which translates into the protein MGEYCAPAAAAAEGDVLPRAPVAAAGRYLYGDYDRCSTKQVFDNLHGNISLDPLAREFVDTEEFQRLRDLKQLGLTYLVFPGAVHTRFEHSLGVYRLAGEAMNNLQKYQGNELGIDRIDVQTVKLAGLLHDIGHGPFSHLFEHEFLPRVHPGSTWSHEHMSALLLDSIVDKHAIDIEPDYLKVIKEMIVASSDVSTAEGVKEKRFLYDIVANGRNGIDVDKFDYIDRDCRACGIGSNFQHWRLLEGMRVMGDEICYPAKDYLSIHKLFTTRADLHRTVYTHAKVKAVELMLVDALVEANEYLGISLHADDPEDFWKLDDTIVKSIETAPNDELKKAKEIIQRIRRRELYKFCNQYSVPKDKLDHFKNITAQDIVCSQITSKVLLKEEDVAVSNVKIDLTRGKDNPLESIKFFKDFGCEEKFPITDERVSHLLPVCNQDRIVRVYAKKPELVEAVSEAFENLQLRMYGEKTQVHDTPTKKKRRFN